One Candidatus Culexarchaeum yellowstonense genomic region harbors:
- the thiC gene encoding phosphomethylpyrimidine synthase ThiC codes for MSLIKRARMGLKDEVVKEVAVNEGVEEEKLLKLIAEGRVIIPRNNVNREMKIIGIGESLTTKVNVNIGTSNLYVNPEMEVKKAEVAVKFGADTIMDLSTGGNLDEIRRMLMKKAPIPFGTVPIYQAFIEATVRKGAGIHMTEDDIFNTIEKQLKDGVDFMTIHAGITMEIVEKALKTNRITGIVSRGGAMLAAWIMENKSENPLYKNYEYLLELFSKYDAVISLGDALRPGSILDAHDYLQMAEMLTVSRLVEEAWKHDVQVMVEGPGHVPLNQIEANVRLEKQLCRGAPYYVLGPLTTDIGAGYDHIVSAIGAAIAAASGADIICYLTPSEHLGLPDEEDVKEGLIAAKLAAHSGDIVKLGERALKRDLEMSIARANLNWDEMHRLSPDPERARELHERFGLKGKVCTMCGEYCVYRILKLKTSI; via the coding sequence ATGAGCTTAATTAAAAGGGCGAGGATGGGATTGAAAGATGAGGTTGTTAAGGAGGTAGCAGTTAATGAGGGTGTGGAAGAGGAGAAGCTGTTGAAACTGATAGCTGAGGGGAGAGTCATAATACCAAGAAACAATGTGAATAGGGAAATGAAGATAATTGGAATAGGTGAAAGTTTAACCACAAAGGTTAATGTTAACATTGGCACATCAAACTTATATGTAAACCCCGAAATGGAGGTTAAAAAAGCTGAGGTAGCTGTAAAATTCGGTGCAGACACAATAATGGACTTAAGTACTGGCGGAAACCTGGATGAAATTAGAAGAATGCTAATGAAGAAGGCACCAATACCATTTGGAACTGTGCCAATATATCAAGCATTCATAGAAGCAACTGTGAGGAAGGGGGCTGGAATACATATGACTGAAGACGACATATTCAACACAATAGAAAAACAGTTGAAAGATGGAGTTGACTTCATGACAATACATGCAGGGATAACCATGGAAATCGTGGAGAAGGCTCTAAAAACCAATAGGATTACTGGAATAGTGAGTAGGGGTGGAGCGATGCTTGCAGCATGGATAATGGAAAACAAAAGCGAAAATCCGCTATACAAAAACTATGAATACTTACTGGAGTTATTCTCAAAATATGATGCGGTAATAAGTCTTGGAGATGCATTGAGACCTGGATCAATATTGGATGCACATGACTACCTACAAATGGCTGAAATGCTAACTGTATCAAGGCTTGTTGAAGAAGCATGGAAACATGATGTACAAGTAATGGTTGAGGGGCCTGGGCATGTGCCATTAAACCAGATAGAAGCCAATGTACGATTGGAAAAACAGCTCTGTAGGGGGGCGCCATACTACGTCTTAGGACCACTAACAACGGATATAGGAGCGGGATACGACCACATAGTATCTGCAATAGGTGCGGCAATAGCAGCTGCAAGCGGAGCAGACATCATATGCTACCTAACACCATCAGAACATCTTGGACTACCAGATGAGGAGGATGTGAAGGAGGGGTTAATAGCAGCAAAACTTGCAGCACATTCGGGAGATATAGTTAAACTTGGGGAAAGAGCTTTGAAAAGGGATTTGGAGATGTCCATAGCCAGAGCAAACCTAAATTGGGATGAAATGCATAGACTCTCACCGGACCCTGAAAGGGCTAGGGAGCTTCATGAGAGATTCGGTTTGAAGGGGAAAGTGTGCACCATGTGTGGAGAATACTGTGTATATAGGATATTGAAGTTGAAAACCTCAATCTAA
- a CDS encoding Xaa-Pro peptidase family protein: protein MGRYRISWKMHEKRMNYVRSEIEKHGCVAMVLFSPLNVFYLTGYTIISTERPTALILPVHDEPILFIPRLEEDHSKFRVPQIKKRIVYFEYPGVEHPMKVLARGLEELKLADKKIAVDAPGYPGIMGYVGPSLAEVLPSAKIENLGRIINDMRLVKDDEEIALIRESAKWGNLAHRLLQEYVYPGAYEIEVAARASFEASLAMIKALGPEFEPETMLPASAGFRGQIGPYSAYPHMLTSNIVIREGDVLVTGAGARIGGYNSELERTMIVGKPDEKQAKYFNIMVKAQQAALEAFKPGVKCCDVNKVAFKVFKEEGVPQEYVLHRVGHGIGLQGHEPPWIEDGDTTILKPGMVFSCEPGIYIPGFAGFRHSDTVIITEDGAEIVTFYPRDLDSLTIIH from the coding sequence ATGGGTAGGTATAGAATTAGTTGGAAGATGCATGAGAAGAGGATGAATTATGTGCGTAGTGAAATTGAAAAGCATGGATGTGTTGCAATGGTTTTATTCTCCCCATTGAATGTCTTCTACCTTACCGGATACACAATAATATCAACTGAGAGGCCAACTGCACTCATCCTTCCAGTGCATGATGAACCAATCCTATTCATTCCAAGACTTGAAGAGGATCATTCGAAGTTTAGGGTTCCACAGATTAAGAAGAGGATTGTCTACTTTGAGTATCCAGGTGTTGAGCATCCAATGAAGGTTTTAGCTAGGGGGTTGGAGGAGCTTAAATTGGCGGACAAGAAGATTGCTGTTGATGCTCCAGGGTATCCTGGGATTATGGGTTATGTTGGTCCATCTTTGGCTGAGGTTTTACCATCTGCGAAAATTGAGAATCTTGGGAGGATTATAAATGATATGAGGCTTGTGAAAGATGATGAGGAGATTGCACTCATAAGGGAGAGTGCTAAGTGGGGTAATTTGGCTCATAGGCTTTTGCAAGAATACGTTTATCCTGGAGCTTATGAAATTGAGGTTGCAGCTAGAGCCAGTTTTGAAGCATCTTTAGCTATGATTAAAGCTCTTGGACCTGAATTTGAACCTGAAACTATGCTTCCAGCTTCAGCTGGGTTTAGAGGTCAAATTGGGCCTTACTCAGCATATCCGCATATGTTAACTTCAAATATAGTTATAAGGGAGGGGGATGTGCTAGTTACAGGTGCAGGTGCAAGGATTGGTGGATATAATTCAGAGCTTGAGAGAACCATGATCGTTGGTAAACCAGATGAGAAGCAGGCTAAGTACTTCAATATAATGGTTAAAGCTCAGCAAGCAGCTCTAGAAGCCTTTAAACCAGGCGTAAAGTGTTGTGATGTGAATAAGGTTGCCTTTAAGGTTTTCAAGGAGGAGGGTGTACCTCAAGAGTATGTGTTGCATAGGGTTGGTCATGGAATTGGCTTACAAGGTCACGAACCTCCATGGATTGAAGATGGTGATACAACAATCCTCAAACCTGGAATGGTATTCTCCTGTGAGCCGGGAATATACATACCTGGATTCGCAGGTTTCAGACACTCCGATACGGTGATAATAACAGAGGATGGAGCTGAAATTGTAACATTCTATCCAAGGGATTTGGATAGCCTAACAATAATACATTAA
- the thyX gene encoding FAD-dependent thymidylate synthase: MLIAHTPNPEKVVAAAIRQCRSSVGADKILSDLSDEDVKRLIRSCIEMGHLSPIEHASFTFLIEGISRVTSHQLVRHRIASYSQQSHRVVKIDPKNFIIPPSIEGNLEAKRIFMEALAQCMEAYEKLLSLGISREDARYIVPQAVGTSIVVTMNARELLHFFSLRLMVDSQWEIREMAKLMLREVLKVAPTIFEKFKNYA; this comes from the coding sequence GTGCTAATAGCTCACACCCCTAATCCAGAGAAGGTTGTGGCTGCAGCTATTAGGCAGTGCAGGAGTAGTGTTGGTGCTGACAAAATACTTTCGGATTTAAGTGATGAGGATGTTAAGCGGCTTATAAGGAGTTGTATTGAGATGGGCCATCTCAGCCCAATTGAACATGCATCATTCACATTTCTAATTGAAGGCATTTCTAGAGTTACCTCCCATCAGCTTGTTAGGCATAGGATTGCATCGTACAGTCAGCAGAGTCATAGGGTTGTTAAGATAGATCCAAAGAACTTCATTATTCCACCATCCATCGAAGGAAACCTTGAAGCTAAAAGGATATTCATGGAAGCACTAGCCCAGTGCATGGAAGCTTATGAGAAACTTCTGAGTTTAGGTATTAGTAGGGAGGATGCTAGATATATAGTTCCGCAAGCTGTGGGGACATCCATAGTGGTTACAATGAATGCAAGGGAGCTACTTCACTTCTTCAGTTTGAGGTTGATGGTGGATTCGCAGTGGGAGATTAGGGAGATGGCTAAGTTAATGTTAAGGGAAGTTTTAAAGGTAGCACCCACAATATTTGAGAAATTCAAAAACTATGCTTGA
- a CDS encoding potassium channel protein: MCAHKSHDIWGRRPRPVKDVLIDMKNSCGLMLDLAYASLFLNDEDLAEEVLEIERDIDSLLYEIWASASLAVRDVEDAEALAGIMKLAISIDGISNAVADIVNVIRLKLGLPSQLKEALSRIEPQYRRITVVKGSPIVGRRLGELGLDVNMGVFVLAIRRGAKIIIDPEDSETIFEGDILIVRGPIDGLNDLSRIASGEVKDLREVFGDEF; this comes from the coding sequence ATGTGTGCACATAAATCCCATGATATTTGGGGTCGTAGACCCCGCCCAGTGAAGGATGTTTTGATTGATATGAAGAATTCATGTGGGTTGATGTTGGATTTAGCTTACGCATCACTATTCTTGAATGACGAGGATCTGGCGGAGGAGGTTTTGGAGATTGAGAGGGATATAGATTCACTTTTATATGAAATTTGGGCTAGTGCATCCCTTGCCGTTAGGGATGTGGAGGATGCTGAGGCTTTGGCTGGTATAATGAAGCTTGCAATATCCATTGATGGCATTTCAAATGCAGTTGCTGATATTGTGAATGTTATTAGGCTTAAGCTTGGATTGCCCAGCCAACTTAAGGAAGCCTTATCGAGAATTGAACCACAATATAGACGTATCACTGTAGTTAAGGGGTCGCCCATTGTTGGTAGGAGGCTTGGTGAACTTGGGCTTGATGTTAATATGGGTGTATTTGTGCTGGCTATTAGGCGTGGAGCTAAGATTATAATAGATCCAGAAGATAGTGAAACCATATTTGAGGGGGACATCCTAATAGTTAGAGGTCCAATCGATGGTTTAAATGATTTAAGTAGAATTGCTTCCGGTGAAGTTAAGGATTTGAGGGAGGTTTTCGGGGATGAGTTTTAA
- a CDS encoding dipeptidase, translating into MIEIRKELLDEAKAIHKESIIIDGHCDTILQMLPRMGGPDREPRSILIRSDRGHVDLPRLMEAHVTCQFFAVYTEPIYKPLKATARALEMMAAFYEEVEKSEGKITIVNNSKEIYEAKRSGKLAALISMEGGEPIQHNPIILRMFHKLGLRALSLTWNERNMLADGVGESRAQSKLTELGLKALEEAKKLKILIDVSHLSDSCFWDLVENFKNPIIASHSNARAICNHRRNLTDEQLKAIAESGGVVGINFSPSFIVSEGKATIEELIKHIDHMANVIGVKHVGLGSDYDGISSTPIGLEDVSKLPNLTAKLLEHGYSKEDVKKILGENFLRVISGVMG; encoded by the coding sequence TTGATTGAAATTAGGAAGGAATTATTGGATGAAGCTAAAGCCATACATAAAGAATCAATAATAATAGATGGCCACTGCGACACAATACTACAAATGCTCCCAAGAATGGGGGGGCCAGACCGAGAGCCTAGAAGCATACTAATTAGAAGTGATAGGGGGCATGTTGACCTACCAAGATTAATGGAAGCCCACGTTACATGCCAATTCTTCGCAGTATACACTGAACCAATATATAAACCCCTAAAAGCCACTGCAAGAGCTTTAGAAATGATGGCTGCATTTTATGAGGAAGTGGAGAAATCTGAGGGGAAGATAACAATAGTGAATAATTCGAAGGAAATTTATGAGGCAAAGAGGAGTGGGAAACTTGCAGCATTAATATCCATGGAGGGGGGAGAACCAATACAACACAACCCAATAATACTGAGAATGTTCCATAAACTTGGGTTAAGAGCCTTATCACTAACATGGAATGAGAGGAATATGCTTGCAGATGGTGTTGGAGAATCGAGGGCTCAAAGCAAATTAACCGAACTGGGATTGAAAGCCTTAGAAGAGGCTAAAAAGCTGAAGATTCTAATTGATGTATCACACCTAAGCGATTCATGCTTCTGGGATTTAGTGGAAAACTTCAAAAACCCAATAATAGCTTCACACTCCAATGCAAGGGCAATATGCAACCATAGGAGGAACCTCACAGACGAACAATTAAAGGCTATAGCTGAAAGTGGTGGAGTAGTTGGAATAAACTTTTCACCATCATTCATAGTAAGTGAAGGTAAAGCAACCATAGAAGAACTCATAAAACACATAGACCACATGGCCAACGTGATTGGAGTGAAACATGTGGGGCTTGGATCAGATTACGATGGAATATCCTCAACGCCAATAGGACTTGAAGATGTAAGCAAACTACCAAATCTAACAGCAAAATTGCTGGAGCATGGATATAGCAAGGAAGATGTGAAAAAGATCCTTGGAGAAAACTTCCTAAGAGTTATAAGTGGGGTTATGGGATGA
- a CDS encoding DUF120 domain-containing protein: MKGSLLITLYQLALMGALRSSIPVKTTKLKDLMGVSQQSVSRWLIELEKLGLISRSVYGKGQIIRITEKGAEVLRELYVNLGRVFGGLPDKLKFRGIVFSGLGEGRFYTSIPHYRRQFIEKLGFDPYPGTLNLKLKGFHDIEVKKVLKLVTGIPIVGFDDGVRSYGGAKCFKAKIDGIDCAVVLVERTHYGDDVVEILAPVKIRDALKLVDGSEVEVEVYVGNQ; this comes from the coding sequence ATGAAGGGTAGTTTACTCATAACACTATATCAATTGGCGCTTATGGGGGCTTTGAGAAGCTCCATCCCCGTAAAGACAACAAAGTTGAAGGATCTCATGGGTGTATCGCAGCAGAGTGTTTCCAGGTGGCTTATTGAGCTCGAGAAGCTTGGGTTGATAAGTAGAAGTGTATATGGTAAGGGTCAAATTATTAGGATAACCGAGAAGGGTGCTGAAGTTTTGAGGGAGCTATATGTAAACTTGGGTAGAGTCTTCGGGGGTCTTCCAGATAAACTGAAATTTAGGGGTATAGTTTTTAGTGGTCTTGGTGAGGGTAGATTTTATACGAGTATTCCACATTATAGGAGGCAGTTTATTGAGAAGCTTGGCTTTGATCCTTACCCTGGAACTTTGAATTTAAAGTTGAAGGGGTTTCATGATATTGAGGTTAAAAAGGTTTTGAAGCTTGTAACTGGTATACCCATAGTTGGTTTTGATGATGGTGTTAGGAGTTATGGTGGAGCTAAATGCTTTAAAGCTAAGATTGATGGGATTGATTGTGCTGTAGTTTTGGTTGAGAGGACACATTATGGTGATGATGTTGTTGAGATTTTAGCTCCCGTAAAGATTAGGGATGCACTTAAACTTGTAGATGGAAGTGAGGTTGAAGTTGAAGTTTACGTTGGGAATCAATAA
- a CDS encoding magnesium transporter has product MVYGATLRLNQRILWKSFLQCTFALSFSSGGLLSGRVVSGLSPIMALHHWVVALYPVVLTVRGDVSGVFTGNLTTMLNVGRVNASWRGNTVEFYSLVRASILLAYIDASLVGLLAFLVNLVFGQVSVESLSQFMSSSLFTCVLATFISLPLNCYTAFLSFRRGLDPDVIAYPAVGILNDFLVSLCYSASVTMILGGQLTLVLITALLFILIPLLALITWYYRVDRFVKTYRVVVREAVPVGFVCSFDGVINGLLLANFIENIVHHPEILMIYPVLLNAIGGVGSSFGSVTTTKLALGYLDSKISSIHVMSNEFFGMLLSASFMGVIYSLLGYGLATLTGLVPILLSMILLSILVMFIGSIVIMVVSYVVGVYAYGRGWDPDNFVIPLETSIADLFGAMLVIFLSLIVYP; this is encoded by the coding sequence ATGGTTTATGGGGCAACATTGAGGTTGAATCAGAGGATTCTTTGGAAAAGTTTTCTGCAATGTACCTTTGCCTTATCCTTTAGTAGTGGAGGCCTTCTTTCAGGTAGGGTGGTTTCAGGATTAAGTCCAATAATGGCTTTGCATCATTGGGTTGTAGCTTTATATCCAGTTGTTTTGACTGTTAGGGGTGATGTAAGTGGTGTTTTCACTGGTAATTTGACAACAATGCTTAATGTTGGTAGAGTTAATGCTTCTTGGAGGGGTAATACTGTCGAATTCTACTCTCTGGTTAGGGCTTCCATTTTGTTAGCATATATCGATGCATCTTTGGTTGGTCTATTGGCGTTTCTGGTTAACCTCGTTTTTGGGCAGGTTTCAGTGGAGAGTTTATCGCAATTCATGTCTTCAAGCCTCTTCACTTGTGTTTTGGCAACATTCATATCCCTCCCACTCAATTGTTATACTGCATTTCTAAGTTTTAGGAGGGGGTTGGATCCAGATGTTATAGCATATCCAGCTGTGGGTATTTTAAATGATTTCCTAGTCTCCCTATGCTATAGTGCTTCTGTGACTATGATACTCGGTGGTCAACTCACCCTTGTGCTCATCACTGCTCTTCTCTTCATATTGATACCATTGCTTGCTCTAATAACATGGTATTATAGGGTTGATAGGTTTGTGAAAACTTATAGGGTTGTGGTTAGGGAGGCTGTTCCAGTGGGTTTCGTATGTAGTTTTGATGGTGTGATCAATGGCCTCCTACTTGCAAACTTCATTGAGAATATTGTTCATCATCCTGAAATTCTCATGATATACCCTGTCTTGTTGAATGCTATTGGGGGTGTTGGTTCATCCTTTGGTAGTGTTACCACAACTAAACTTGCCCTTGGATACTTGGATTCCAAAATATCTTCCATACATGTAATGTCTAACGAATTCTTTGGCATGCTCCTCTCAGCTTCATTTATGGGTGTAATTTATAGCTTGCTCGGATATGGTTTGGCAACTTTAACTGGGCTTGTCCCAATACTTTTGAGCATGATCCTACTATCCATATTGGTTATGTTTATAGGTTCCATAGTCATAATGGTTGTTTCATATGTTGTTGGTGTGTATGCTTATGGTAGGGGTTGGGATCCTGATAACTTCGTAATCCCACTTGAAACATCCATTGCAGACCTCTTTGGAGCTATGCTGGTGATATTTTTGAGCTTGATAGTTTACCCATAA
- a CDS encoding S9 family peptidase, with amino-acid sequence MPNKKIGFEDFTKISMISEPTFSPDASKVIFTLTRPSLDENDYTSRLWISNVDSGEVYAYTNGPKDGRASWSPSGRFIAFTSRRTLRKDEPGVEVWLGRIDGGEFRMLLKRKLPITRLQWIDDRKLLFLGASGDVQEDVKVIDRINFWFNGRGFIHTFRNHIFMVDVFSENVEQLTSGEFDVNFMSLSNSRDKLAYIATLNDLKPYINDIFILDLKTGKSELLTSSNMSISSLSWSPDDSKIVFRGHDLKRGSVSHSRLYVLNLKDKSIRLLTGNLNLNISNSLNSDVRGGEVNVGPKWVEDKVYFVVHEGGSANLYSINVNDGSLSPVTFGYRSVEGFDVASKSGEHLVVFTSMTDTYPIELYLIRGGKETQLTNFNLDFVREFSISKPEYFSFTASDGAKIDGWIMKPLDFDPSKKYPAILYIHGGPKTAYGASFIHEFQVYAARGYVIIYTNPRGSDGYSEDFADIRGHYGERDYADIMDSLNYVLTNYPYIDSLRIGVAGGSYGGFMTNWIVTHTDAFKAAVSMRGISNWLSFYGTSDIGYRFALDHILGDLSAKPITPESVNKFLEKSPLMYCENVKTPILILHSLEDYRCHYVEAMQFFIALKQLGKEARMVLVPGENHDLSRSGKPKHRVERLKIIVEWFDKHLKQ; translated from the coding sequence ATGCCTAATAAGAAGATTGGATTTGAAGATTTCACTAAAATTTCAATGATTTCAGAGCCAACGTTTTCTCCAGACGCATCGAAAGTGATCTTTACATTGACTAGACCAAGCTTGGATGAAAACGATTACACATCTAGATTATGGATTTCAAATGTGGATAGCGGGGAAGTTTACGCATATACTAATGGTCCTAAGGATGGTAGAGCTTCTTGGAGCCCCTCTGGAAGATTCATTGCATTTACTTCTAGGAGGACTTTAAGGAAGGACGAGCCTGGAGTGGAGGTTTGGTTGGGTAGAATTGATGGTGGAGAATTTAGAATGCTCTTAAAACGCAAACTGCCCATAACCAGGCTTCAGTGGATTGACGATCGTAAATTGCTCTTCCTCGGAGCTTCTGGAGATGTTCAAGAGGATGTTAAGGTTATTGATAGAATAAACTTCTGGTTTAATGGCAGAGGCTTCATACACACATTTAGAAATCACATTTTCATGGTTGACGTCTTTAGTGAAAATGTTGAACAATTAACTTCCGGCGAATTTGATGTAAACTTCATGTCTCTAAGCAATTCTAGAGATAAGTTGGCATATATAGCCACCCTAAATGATCTTAAACCATACATAAATGACATCTTCATACTAGATTTAAAGACTGGTAAAAGTGAGCTTCTAACCTCCTCAAATATGAGTATTAGTAGCCTTAGTTGGAGCCCTGATGACTCTAAGATTGTTTTTAGAGGGCATGATTTGAAGCGAGGATCTGTTTCACATAGCAGACTTTATGTGCTTAACCTTAAAGACAAATCTATCAGACTATTAACCGGTAACTTGAATCTAAACATAAGCAACTCATTGAATTCCGATGTGAGGGGTGGTGAGGTTAATGTGGGGCCTAAATGGGTTGAAGACAAAGTTTACTTTGTGGTTCATGAGGGTGGTTCAGCCAATCTCTATTCCATCAATGTTAATGATGGATCATTAAGCCCAGTAACTTTTGGTTATAGGAGTGTTGAAGGTTTTGATGTCGCTAGCAAGAGCGGTGAACATTTGGTTGTTTTCACATCAATGACGGACACTTATCCAATAGAGCTCTACTTAATACGTGGAGGCAAAGAAACCCAATTAACAAACTTCAATCTAGATTTTGTAAGGGAATTCTCGATATCCAAACCTGAATACTTCAGTTTCACAGCTAGTGATGGAGCTAAGATTGATGGTTGGATAATGAAGCCATTGGACTTTGATCCCAGTAAGAAGTATCCCGCAATACTTTACATTCACGGTGGCCCTAAAACGGCTTATGGTGCATCATTTATACATGAATTTCAAGTTTATGCAGCTAGAGGCTACGTCATCATATACACTAATCCCCGTGGTAGTGATGGGTATTCGGAGGATTTCGCTGATATACGTGGACATTATGGTGAGAGGGATTATGCTGACATAATGGATTCATTGAATTACGTTTTAACAAACTATCCATACATAGATTCCTTAAGGATTGGCGTTGCAGGTGGATCTTATGGTGGCTTTATGACCAATTGGATAGTTACACATACTGATGCATTTAAAGCTGCCGTTAGTATGCGTGGGATATCCAATTGGCTTAGCTTCTATGGTACAAGCGATATTGGTTATAGATTTGCATTAGACCATATCCTCGGCGATCTATCAGCTAAGCCCATAACCCCTGAGAGCGTTAACAAGTTTCTCGAGAAGTCTCCATTAATGTATTGTGAGAATGTGAAAACGCCAATACTAATATTACATAGCCTAGAAGATTACAGGTGTCATTATGTTGAGGCCATGCAATTCTTCATTGCTTTGAAGCAGTTGGGTAAGGAGGCTAGAATGGTTTTAGTTCCAGGTGAAAATCACGATTTATCTAGGAGTGGTAAGCCTAAGCATAGGGTTGAAAGGTTAAAAATAATTGTGGAGTGGTTTGATAAGCACTTGAAACAATAA
- a CDS encoding D-aminoacylase, with translation MMEADILIVGGRVIDGTGGPWYRADIAIKDGKITAIGKIRGVDAKRVIDANGLMVAPGFIDMHSHSDYTLMVDGRALSKIMQGVTTEVIGNCGSSAAPLMGILRDRGDEESKRYGLKIEWTKMREYMSKLEESGVSLNVAPLVGYANIRIAVLGYDAREPSKREIEEMKTILEEALNDGAFGMSTGLRYDPQSFAKTEEIIELAKTVSENGGIYASHIRDEGDRGLVIEAVEEAIRIGREAKVPVEISHLKILAKPLWDKCDEIIRLIDEAREKGVEVTADQYPYEASGTSLMAWIPKWANEGGREKLIERLRDKDLRGKIKVELYKTMEYRGGAENAIISRFEPDPSIEGYSIKQVSEKLGLSEDETAIRLLEKALEAKSGIGIINFNQKPENLRKIFSKPWVMVGSDGYALSPTGILATGIPHPRSYGTFPRAIAKYVKDERVVTLEECIRKMTSLPANVLGLWSKGLIKVGFDADIVIFDYEKIRDTATYMNPAQYPVGIEYVIVNGKLTVDKGVYTGEKAGKVLRKKRRV, from the coding sequence ATGATGGAAGCAGATATACTCATAGTTGGCGGTAGAGTAATTGATGGAACTGGTGGACCATGGTATAGGGCGGATATAGCAATAAAGGATGGGAAGATAACTGCAATTGGGAAAATTAGGGGGGTGGATGCTAAGAGAGTTATAGATGCCAATGGATTGATGGTTGCACCAGGATTCATAGATATGCACAGCCACTCAGACTACACATTAATGGTTGATGGGAGAGCTTTAAGCAAAATAATGCAAGGTGTAACGACAGAGGTTATAGGGAATTGTGGAAGTTCAGCAGCCCCATTAATGGGGATATTAAGGGATAGAGGCGATGAAGAAAGCAAGAGGTATGGATTGAAAATTGAATGGACTAAAATGAGGGAGTATATGAGTAAACTGGAGGAGTCTGGAGTATCATTAAACGTGGCACCACTCGTAGGATACGCAAACATAAGGATAGCAGTTCTAGGCTATGATGCAAGAGAACCATCAAAGAGGGAGATAGAGGAAATGAAGACAATACTTGAAGAAGCATTAAATGATGGTGCATTCGGAATGTCCACGGGATTAAGATACGACCCACAATCCTTCGCAAAAACTGAAGAGATAATTGAATTGGCAAAAACAGTTTCAGAAAATGGAGGAATATACGCATCACACATAAGAGATGAAGGTGATAGGGGATTGGTAATCGAGGCAGTGGAAGAAGCTATAAGGATAGGTAGGGAAGCGAAAGTTCCTGTGGAAATATCACACCTAAAAATACTTGCAAAACCACTATGGGATAAATGTGATGAAATAATTAGATTAATTGATGAAGCTAGGGAGAAGGGGGTTGAAGTAACTGCTGATCAATACCCATATGAAGCGAGCGGTACAAGTTTAATGGCATGGATACCGAAATGGGCTAATGAAGGTGGAAGGGAGAAGTTGATTGAAAGATTAAGGGATAAGGATTTGAGGGGGAAGATAAAGGTGGAACTATACAAGACAATGGAGTATCGTGGAGGAGCCGAAAATGCCATCATAAGCAGATTCGAACCGGATCCATCAATTGAAGGATACTCAATAAAACAAGTTTCTGAAAAACTTGGATTAAGCGAAGATGAAACTGCCATAAGACTTTTGGAGAAAGCCCTTGAAGCTAAAAGCGGAATTGGAATAATAAACTTCAATCAAAAACCGGAGAATCTTAGGAAGATATTTTCAAAACCATGGGTTATGGTTGGATCCGATGGCTACGCACTCTCACCAACTGGAATACTGGCCACTGGAATACCTCATCCAAGAAGTTATGGGACATTTCCAAGGGCAATAGCGAAATATGTGAAAGATGAAAGGGTTGTGACATTGGAGGAATGTATAAGGAAGATGACATCACTACCAGCAAACGTTCTAGGACTATGGAGTAAAGGTTTGATAAAAGTTGGATTTGACGCCGATATAGTGATATTTGACTATGAGAAGATAAGGGATACAGCCACATATATGAATCCAGCACAATACCCCGTTGGGATAGAGTATGTAATAGTTAATGGGAAACTAACTGTGGATAAAGGTGTATATACTGGGGAGAAGGCGGGTAAAGTTTTAAGGAAAAAGAGGAGGGTTTAG